In one Sulfitobacter sp. LCG007 genomic region, the following are encoded:
- the lipB gene encoding lipoyl(octanoyl) transferase LipB, with translation MVEWIISEGLTDYRVAEARMEARAEAIAAGTATECIWLLEHPSLYTAGTSANAQDLTDPERFPVHATKRGGQYTYHGPGQRIVYVMLDVGRRGRDVRCFVRQLESWVIAALAEFNVTGEIRPGRVGVWVSRPERPPGPDGAIREEKIAAIGIRLRRWISFHGISINVEPDLTHFEGIVPCGIAEHGVTSLVDLGLPVTMSDLDDALRRTFETSFGRSCADLKG, from the coding sequence ATGGTTGAATGGATCATCAGCGAGGGCCTCACGGATTACCGCGTGGCGGAAGCCCGGATGGAGGCGCGTGCCGAGGCAATAGCGGCCGGTACCGCTACGGAATGCATATGGCTTCTCGAGCATCCATCGCTCTACACCGCAGGGACCAGCGCGAATGCGCAGGATCTGACCGACCCCGAGCGCTTCCCCGTCCACGCCACGAAGCGCGGCGGCCAGTACACCTATCACGGTCCGGGGCAGCGGATCGTCTACGTCATGCTCGACGTCGGCCGGCGTGGACGTGACGTGCGCTGTTTCGTGCGCCAGCTCGAATCCTGGGTGATCGCGGCGCTGGCGGAATTCAACGTGACCGGCGAGATCCGCCCGGGCCGGGTCGGTGTGTGGGTCAGCCGCCCGGAGCGGCCTCCCGGGCCGGACGGTGCGATCCGAGAGGAGAAGATCGCCGCCATCGGCATCCGGCTGCGCCGCTGGATCAGCTTTCACGGCATCTCGATCAATGTCGAACCGGATCTGACGCATTTCGAGGGGATCGTCCCATGCGGCATCGCCGAACATGGCGTCACCAGTCTGGTCGATCTGGGACTGCCAGTCACGATGTCCGATCTGGACGACGCGCTGCGCCGGACCTTCGAGACGTCCTTCGGACGCAGCTGCGCCGACCTGAAAGGTTAA
- a CDS encoding DsbA family oxidoreductase, giving the protein MKTVSNDGDVLQIDIVSDVMCPWCIVGYRQLEQALRRLSLSARLRWHPFELNPDMSPGGQNLGEHIAAKYGATPEQSRENRKRLARIGESLGIVFRFDDDSRIVNSFLAHQLLDWADEKGLQHPLMLALFEAHFTAGLDVSDPQVLTEVAGRVGLDTAGAAQVLASGERAARVRENERFWTSRGITGVPSMIFGGRFLLTGAQGVDTYARMLERARDAGAAA; this is encoded by the coding sequence GTGAAAACAGTTTCCAATGACGGGGATGTCCTGCAGATCGATATCGTCTCGGATGTCATGTGCCCGTGGTGCATCGTGGGGTACAGGCAGCTCGAGCAGGCGCTGCGAAGACTTTCGCTCAGTGCCCGGCTGCGCTGGCATCCGTTCGAACTGAATCCGGACATGTCGCCGGGGGGCCAGAATCTGGGCGAGCATATCGCCGCGAAATACGGGGCGACGCCCGAACAGAGCCGGGAGAACCGCAAGCGGCTTGCCCGGATCGGCGAAAGTCTCGGCATTGTTTTCCGTTTCGATGACGACAGCCGGATCGTGAACAGTTTTCTGGCTCACCAGTTGCTGGACTGGGCCGATGAGAAAGGCCTGCAGCATCCGCTCATGCTGGCGCTCTTCGAGGCGCATTTCACCGCCGGGCTGGATGTGTCCGATCCGCAGGTTCTCACCGAGGTCGCCGGACGGGTGGGGCTCGATACCGCGGGGGCCGCGCAGGTGCTTGCCTCGGGCGAGCGCGCCGCCCGGGTCCGCGAGAACGAACGGTTCTGGACCTCGCGCGGGATAACCGGCGTGCCGTCGATGATCTTCGGCGGACGCTTCCTGCTGACCGGCGCGCAGGGCGTCGACACCTATGCAAGAATGCTCGAACGCGCGAGAGACGCGGGCGCGGCCGCCTGA
- a CDS encoding adenine phosphoribosyltransferase gives MKTVKDYIRTIPDFPHEGIMFRDVTTLFADPRGFRMAVDQMLHPYAGIGIDKVVGLEARGFILGGAIAHQLSLGFVPIRKKGKLPGATISQDYQLEYGEAIVEIHDNAVEPGERILVVDDLLATGGTAEAGIKLIERLGGVIVSCAFIIDLPELGGRRKLEAMGMDVHALCEFDGA, from the coding sequence ATGAAGACCGTCAAGGACTACATCCGCACCATCCCCGATTTCCCGCATGAGGGCATCATGTTCCGCGACGTGACGACGCTCTTTGCGGATCCGCGCGGATTCCGCATGGCAGTGGACCAGATGCTGCACCCCTATGCCGGGATCGGCATCGACAAGGTGGTGGGGCTTGAAGCGCGCGGTTTCATCCTTGGCGGCGCCATCGCGCACCAGCTTTCCCTGGGATTCGTGCCGATCCGCAAGAAGGGCAAACTGCCGGGCGCCACGATCAGCCAGGACTACCAGCTCGAATACGGCGAGGCGATCGTCGAGATCCACGACAACGCCGTCGAACCCGGCGAGCGGATCCTTGTTGTCGACGACCTTCTGGCCACCGGTGGCACGGCCGAGGCGGGCATAAAGCTGATCGAACGGCTGGGGGGCGTGATCGTGTCCTGCGCCTTCATCATCGACCTGCCGGAACTTGGCGGCCGGCGGAAGCTCGAGGCGATGGGCATGGACGTTCACGCGCTCTGCGAATTCGACGGCGCCTGA
- a CDS encoding LysE family translocator translates to MPLDLWLTFVAASILLLLIPGPTVLLVLSYALSKGRSVALASAAGVALGDFLAMSASLLGLGALVLASATLFTTLKWIGAAYLVWLGFRLLRSAPADGLATASICEVSARGVFAHAASVTALNPKSIAFFIAFVPQFLSPDAPLVPQFAILVATFVGLAAMNALVYALVADRLRRRIGKPRVISALTRAGGLALVCMGVFTATLRRAT, encoded by the coding sequence ATGCCCCTCGATCTCTGGCTGACCTTTGTTGCCGCCTCGATCCTCCTGCTGCTGATACCGGGACCGACCGTGCTGCTGGTCCTCAGCTACGCCCTGTCCAAGGGGCGCAGCGTGGCCCTTGCCTCTGCCGCCGGCGTTGCGCTCGGGGACTTCCTGGCCATGTCCGCGTCGCTGCTGGGTCTCGGGGCGCTGGTACTCGCATCTGCCACACTCTTCACGACGCTGAAATGGATCGGAGCGGCCTATCTCGTGTGGCTCGGCTTCCGACTGCTTCGTTCCGCGCCTGCTGACGGCCTCGCGACCGCCTCCATCTGCGAGGTTTCCGCACGCGGCGTCTTTGCCCATGCCGCATCTGTAACCGCGCTCAATCCCAAGAGCATTGCCTTCTTCATCGCATTCGTGCCGCAATTCCTGAGCCCGGACGCACCGCTGGTCCCGCAATTCGCCATTCTCGTCGCAACCTTCGTCGGGCTGGCGGCGATGAATGCTTTGGTCTATGCGCTTGTTGCCGACCGCTTGCGCCGCCGGATCGGCAAGCCGCGTGTGATCTCCGCACTGACCCGGGCAGGAGGCCTCGCGCTCGTCTGCATGGGCGTCTTCACGGCCACGCTACGCCGCGCCACCTGA
- a CDS encoding peptidoglycan-binding domain-containing protein, which translates to METVFTGSAPDTFFDKNIDAEGRTSRDVVPSPHKCEPDRLAIRPGHARLLELQYTFGERIMFSKRLVVSILSLSVAALPVTTAPARANDAASALIGGVVGYAIGRDVERRKQAEPPRRVYTQKKVYRSTIPSTQQGREIQASLNYFGFNAGTVDGQLGRQSKNAVSRYQAFMGFPASGELTPYQLNILTSSYYRAQSGAPDVQETISRNGVRGVLKATYAQLNGQPAAPQPVQPATTTVVVTPQPAPVPAAPQVMAAAAPAPFPAPAVEPAASDATTAGPALPNFFGQSKQASLASHCNAVSLVTNTNGGFTTLASMTDPSVALNEQFCLARTYAIARSEELIGQVQGFTPQQVASQCEGFGPAVKDFVSALSVKPRDAVEQDVSNFILSTGMSPAQLSGTARICLGVGYRTDNMDVAIGSALVLYALGEKVYGELMGHHLAMGFGTSRRTDAAAAWYDAGLTAADSGAEAVFVPGQPERTDLIREASLEYSGLTPARSPETVQSASSPAAGLPSFSISK; encoded by the coding sequence TTGGAAACTGTTTTCACTGGTTCGGCTCCGGACACATTTTTCGACAAGAACATTGATGCCGAGGGACGAACTTCAAGAGACGTCGTCCCGTCCCCGCACAAATGTGAACCGGATCGCTTAGCGATTCGGCCCGGTCATGCTAGGCTTCTGGAACTGCAATACACATTTGGGGAAAGAATCATGTTTTCAAAACGGCTTGTGGTTTCCATCCTTTCACTTTCAGTGGCTGCATTGCCGGTCACGACGGCACCCGCCCGCGCGAACGATGCGGCCTCGGCGCTGATCGGCGGAGTCGTCGGTTACGCGATCGGCCGCGACGTTGAACGACGCAAGCAGGCCGAGCCGCCTCGCAGGGTCTACACCCAGAAGAAAGTCTATCGCTCGACGATACCGTCAACCCAACAGGGCCGGGAGATCCAGGCCTCGCTGAACTATTTCGGCTTCAACGCCGGGACGGTCGATGGCCAGCTTGGCCGCCAGTCGAAGAACGCGGTAAGCCGCTATCAGGCGTTCATGGGCTTCCCTGCCTCCGGCGAGCTCACGCCCTATCAACTCAATATCCTCACCAGCTCTTACTATCGCGCGCAGTCCGGCGCCCCCGACGTACAGGAGACCATCTCGCGCAACGGCGTGCGGGGCGTGCTCAAGGCGACATATGCGCAGCTCAATGGACAGCCGGCCGCGCCGCAGCCGGTTCAGCCGGCGACCACGACCGTCGTGGTGACGCCGCAACCCGCGCCCGTGCCCGCGGCGCCGCAGGTCATGGCAGCCGCCGCGCCCGCGCCCTTCCCGGCACCTGCGGTCGAGCCCGCCGCAAGCGACGCCACCACCGCCGGACCGGCGCTGCCGAACTTCTTCGGGCAGAGCAAACAGGCATCGCTCGCCTCTCATTGCAATGCCGTGTCCTTGGTGACGAATACGAACGGCGGCTTTACCACGCTGGCGTCGATGACCGATCCCTCGGTCGCGCTGAACGAACAGTTCTGCCTGGCCCGCACCTACGCCATCGCCCGCAGCGAAGAACTGATCGGACAGGTACAGGGTTTCACCCCGCAGCAGGTGGCGAGCCAGTGCGAAGGGTTCGGTCCCGCCGTGAAGGATTTCGTGTCGGCGCTTTCGGTAAAACCGCGTGACGCGGTCGAACAGGACGTTTCGAATTTCATCCTGAGCACCGGCATGTCCCCCGCGCAGCTTTCCGGAACGGCGCGCATCTGCCTCGGGGTCGGCTACCGGACCGACAACATGGATGTGGCGATCGGCTCGGCTCTGGTTCTTTATGCACTCGGCGAGAAGGTCTACGGCGAACTCATGGGGCACCACCTGGCAATGGGCTTCGGCACCTCCCGGCGCACCGATGCCGCGGCGGCCTGGTATGACGCGGGTCTGACCGCCGCCGATTCGGGCGCCGAGGCTGTCTTCGTTCCCGGTCAGCCCGAGCGAACGGATCTGATCCGCGAGGCTTCCCTGGAGTACAGCGGTCTGACACCGGCGCGTTCGCCCGAAACTGTGCAGTCCGCTTCGAGCCCGGCGGCGGGACTGCCGAGTTTTTCCATCAGCAAGTGA
- a CDS encoding MBL fold metallo-hydrolase, which yields MIVRLLVSLMLLATVPANAQTRQPSHCIALANSAPGIEYIIPASLSPVAADTVRIHYITHASFLIRSHGGLNMITDYTGFAGATRMIPDVVTMNHAHATHWTASPDPAIPHVLPGWGPFGQGIEHHLDLGEVLVRNVSTDIRSQYGGAEPRGNSIFIFEMAGLCIGHLGHLHHEPDADQYAAIGRLDVVMAPVDGGMTLDLPTMIRVLKRLKSSVVIPMHWFGGYALDAFLLGMADEFAVVRTGEAALDISLDRLPSRPTIMVLEPTWLSDD from the coding sequence ATGATCGTCCGACTGCTCGTTTCGCTGATGCTTCTGGCCACGGTGCCCGCCAACGCGCAGACGCGCCAGCCGAGCCATTGCATCGCACTGGCCAATTCCGCGCCGGGTATCGAGTACATCATCCCGGCGAGCCTCTCGCCGGTAGCCGCTGATACGGTTCGCATCCACTACATTACCCATGCAAGCTTTCTGATCCGCAGCCACGGCGGCCTCAACATGATCACCGACTATACCGGCTTTGCCGGGGCGACCCGGATGATTCCCGACGTGGTCACCATGAACCACGCCCATGCGACCCACTGGACCGCAAGTCCCGACCCCGCCATCCCGCATGTGTTGCCCGGCTGGGGTCCCTTCGGACAGGGGATCGAGCATCACCTCGATCTGGGCGAGGTTCTCGTAAGAAACGTTTCCACCGATATCCGCTCGCAATACGGCGGCGCCGAACCGCGCGGCAATTCCATCTTCATCTTCGAGATGGCCGGGCTCTGCATCGGGCATCTGGGCCATCTGCACCACGAACCCGATGCCGACCAATACGCCGCCATCGGACGGCTCGACGTGGTGATGGCGCCGGTGGACGGCGGCATGACGCTCGATCTGCCGACGATGATACGGGTATTGAAGCGGTTGAAGTCCTCGGTCGTGATCCCGATGCACTGGTTCGGAGGCTATGCGCTCGACGCATTCCTCCTCGGAATGGCGGACGAATTCGCTGTCGTGCGCACCGGCGAGGCCGCACTGGATATCTCCCTTGACCGCCTGCCGTCGCGCCCGACGATCATGGTGCTGGAACCGACCTGGCTCAGCGACGACTAG
- a CDS encoding FAD-binding oxidoreductase, with the protein MTLTDATPEFARLIKAQLPEDVLRPTEPRYLEEPRGRYSGVSGLLALPRTVEQVSTLVRLAAEHRVGILPYGGGTGLVGGQLLPDGAAPLILSLERMNRIRGIWPEENTMICEAGVILAEAQAAAEASGRLFPLSLAAEGTARIGGNLSSNAGGTAVLRYGNARELCLGLEAVLPDGQIWHGLRRLRKDNTGYDLRNLLIGAEGTLGVITAATLKLFPRPAAVGTALFVVPSPAAGLSLLTLAREQLGDMVTAFELISGQGFDFLAEKQPDLRLPFETPPEWSILLEISLPRGIDPQQALETLFAEGNEAGIVLDGVIAQNMQQAGDFWAVRERIPEANRAIGAVSSHDLSLPLGAIAEFIQRAPDLVRAIGNFRINCFGHLGDGNLHYNVFPAKGRTKADEKDKSAAVMRALHDLVHEMGGSVSAEHGIGRLKVEDLERYSDPAKLSAMRSIKAALDPLGIMNPGAVLRAQ; encoded by the coding sequence ATGACGCTGACCGACGCGACCCCCGAATTCGCGCGCCTTATCAAGGCGCAACTCCCCGAGGACGTCCTGCGGCCGACCGAGCCGCGCTATCTCGAGGAACCCAGGGGGCGCTATTCCGGTGTGTCGGGTCTGCTGGCGCTGCCTCGAACCGTCGAACAGGTGTCGACCCTGGTGCGGCTGGCCGCCGAGCATCGCGTCGGCATCCTGCCCTATGGCGGCGGCACCGGGCTTGTCGGTGGCCAGCTTCTGCCCGACGGCGCGGCCCCGCTGATCCTGTCGCTTGAACGCATGAACCGGATTCGCGGGATCTGGCCCGAGGAAAACACCATGATCTGCGAGGCCGGCGTGATCCTCGCCGAAGCTCAGGCGGCGGCGGAAGCTTCCGGTCGGCTCTTCCCGCTGTCGCTGGCTGCCGAGGGAACCGCGCGCATCGGGGGCAATCTCTCGTCCAACGCCGGCGGAACCGCGGTGTTGCGCTACGGAAATGCGCGCGAGCTCTGTCTCGGGCTCGAGGCGGTGCTTCCCGACGGTCAGATCTGGCACGGGCTGCGCAGGCTCCGGAAGGACAATACCGGTTATGACCTGCGCAATCTTCTCATCGGTGCGGAAGGAACGCTTGGCGTGATCACTGCCGCCACCCTGAAGCTCTTTCCCCGCCCGGCGGCCGTGGGTACGGCGCTGTTCGTGGTGCCCTCGCCAGCCGCGGGGCTGTCTCTGTTGACGCTGGCGCGCGAGCAGCTCGGCGACATGGTAACAGCGTTCGAGCTCATTTCGGGGCAGGGCTTCGACTTTCTCGCCGAAAAACAGCCAGACCTGCGTCTGCCGTTCGAGACGCCGCCGGAATGGAGCATCCTGCTTGAGATCAGCCTGCCGCGCGGCATCGACCCGCAGCAGGCGCTTGAGACGCTCTTTGCCGAGGGCAACGAGGCAGGAATCGTACTGGACGGCGTGATCGCGCAGAACATGCAACAGGCAGGCGATTTCTGGGCCGTGCGGGAACGCATTCCCGAAGCCAATCGGGCGATCGGCGCGGTTTCCTCCCACGACCTGTCGCTGCCCCTCGGCGCGATTGCGGAATTCATCCAGCGCGCTCCGGACCTCGTCCGCGCCATCGGGAACTTCAGGATCAACTGCTTTGGCCATCTGGGCGACGGCAATCTGCACTACAACGTCTTTCCGGCGAAAGGGCGGACCAAGGCCGACGAGAAGGACAAGAGCGCGGCCGTCATGCGTGCCCTGCACGACCTCGTGCACGAGATGGGAGGCTCGGTCAGCGCCGAACACGGAATCGGCCGCCTCAAGGTCGAGGATCTGGAGCGCTACAGCGATCCGGCCAAGCTCTCGGCGATGCGCTCGATCAAGGCCGCGCTCGATCCTCTCGGGATCATGAACCCCGGGGCGGTGCTGCGCGCGCAGTAA
- a CDS encoding GNAT family N-acetyltransferase, with translation MLRSLRKLRIETERMTLRPPVHSDFRAWSALRVQSIEYLTPWEPSWAEDHLTRKAFTNRVYWAQRSVSAGTALPLFLVRRDDDMLLGAITLDNIRRGPAQAGTLGYWTGEPFARRGYMREAIDAVVHHSFTRMDLSRIEAACLPENQASRGLLEKTGFKYEGVAQSYLQIDGRWRTHVLYACLRSDRRGKTGAG, from the coding sequence ATGCTCCGGTCCCTGCGCAAGCTCAGGATCGAGACCGAGCGCATGACCTTGCGCCCGCCTGTCCACTCCGACTTTCGCGCATGGTCGGCCCTTCGGGTGCAGAGCATCGAATACCTCACCCCCTGGGAACCGTCCTGGGCCGAGGATCACCTCACCCGGAAGGCCTTCACGAACCGCGTCTACTGGGCCCAGCGTTCGGTGTCGGCAGGGACGGCCCTGCCGCTCTTTCTGGTGCGCCGCGACGACGACATGCTGCTGGGCGCGATCACGCTGGACAACATCCGGCGCGGCCCGGCCCAGGCTGGCACGCTCGGCTACTGGACCGGAGAGCCGTTTGCCCGACGGGGATACATGCGCGAGGCGATCGACGCGGTCGTTCACCATTCCTTCACGCGCATGGACCTCAGCCGCATAGAGGCAGCCTGCCTGCCCGAGAACCAGGCTTCGCGCGGCCTTCTCGAAAAGACCGGATTCAAGTACGAGGGCGTCGCCCAAAGCTATCTCCAGATCGACGGACGCTGGCGCACTCACGTCCTGTACGCCTGCCTGCGCAGCGACCGGCGCGGCAAGACGGGCGCAGGCTGA
- a CDS encoding S-methyl-5'-thioadenosine phosphorylase has product MTRTMIGVIGGSGLYEMAGLEDAEWVTVETPWGAPSDAILTGTLDGLPMAFLPRHGRGHAHSPSSVPYRANIDALKRLGVTDLVSVSACGSFREEMAPGDFVLVDQFIDRTFAREKSFFGPGCVAHVSVAHPTCPRLSGICAEAAGSAGITLHEGGCYLAMEGPQFSTLAESRMYRESWGCDVIGMTNMPEAKLAREAELCYASVAMITDYDSWHPEHGEVDVTQIIATLMGNADKARALVANLPGLIGRQREACPHGCDRALEHAILTSPEARDRELLARLDAVAGRVL; this is encoded by the coding sequence ATGACACGAACCATGATCGGCGTGATCGGGGGCTCGGGCCTCTATGAGATGGCAGGGCTCGAGGACGCAGAGTGGGTGACGGTGGAGACCCCATGGGGAGCGCCCTCCGACGCGATCCTGACCGGGACTCTCGACGGGCTTCCGATGGCGTTTCTTCCGCGTCACGGGCGTGGGCACGCCCACAGTCCCTCCTCGGTTCCTTACCGTGCCAACATCGACGCGCTCAAGCGGCTGGGCGTAACGGATCTGGTTTCGGTTTCGGCATGCGGCTCCTTCCGGGAGGAAATGGCGCCCGGCGACTTCGTCCTCGTCGACCAGTTCATCGACCGGACCTTCGCGCGCGAAAAGTCGTTCTTCGGCCCGGGCTGCGTTGCCCATGTCTCGGTTGCGCACCCGACCTGTCCCCGCCTCTCCGGGATCTGTGCAGAGGCGGCCGGCAGTGCCGGCATCACCCTCCATGAGGGCGGCTGCTATCTCGCGATGGAGGGGCCCCAGTTCTCGACTTTGGCCGAAAGCCGCATGTACCGCGAAAGCTGGGGCTGCGACGTGATCGGGATGACCAACATGCCGGAGGCCAAGCTCGCGCGCGAAGCCGAGCTTTGCTATGCCTCGGTCGCCATGATCACCGATTACGACAGCTGGCATCCCGAGCATGGCGAGGTGGACGTGACGCAGATCATCGCGACGCTGATGGGCAATGCGGACAAGGCCCGCGCGCTGGTCGCGAACCTGCCCGGGCTCATCGGACGCCAGCGCGAAGCCTGTCCGCACGGCTGCGACCGGGCTCTCGAGCATGCGATCCTGACCTCGCCCGAAGCGCGGGATCGCGAATTGCTGGCCAGGCTCGACGCCGTGGCCGGGCGGGTCCTCTGA
- the ctaD gene encoding cytochrome c oxidase subunit I, with protein sequence MADAAIHGHEHHDERGFFTRWFMSTNHKDIGILYLIVSALVGFISVAFTIYMRLELMHPGVQHMCMEGARLFASSETCTPNGHLWNVLITGHGILMMFFVVIPALFGGFGNYFMPLQIGAPDMAFPRMNNLSFWLYVAGTSLAVCSVLTPGGNDQLGSGVGWVLYPPLSSNEGGVSMDFAIFAVHLSGASSILGAINMITTFLNMRAPGMTLFKVPLFSWSIFVTSWLILLSLPVLAGAITMLLMDRNFGFAFFDPAGGGDPVLYQHILWFFGHPEVYIIILPGFGIISHVIATFSRKPVFGYLPMVWALIAIGALGFVVWAHHMYTVGLTLNQQAYFMLATMVIAVPTGVKVFSWIATMWGGSIEFKTPMLWAFGFLFLFTVGGVTGIVLSQAPIDRYYHDTYYVVAHFHYVMSLGAVFAIFAGMYFYLPKMTGKMYPEWAGKLHFWMMFIGANLTFFPQHFLGRQGMPRRYIDYPEAFAMWNFWSSMGAYLSFMSFLFFFGIIFYTLRFGAASPARNPWNEYADTLEWTLPSPPPEHTFEILPKQEDWDKNPAH encoded by the coding sequence ATGGCAGACGCAGCCATCCACGGCCACGAACATCACGACGAGCGCGGTTTCTTCACCCGCTGGTTCATGTCCACCAACCACAAGGACATCGGGATTCTCTACCTGATCGTCTCGGCCCTCGTCGGCTTCATTTCGGTCGCCTTTACGATCTACATGCGCCTCGAATTGATGCATCCCGGCGTGCAGCACATGTGCATGGAAGGCGCGCGTCTGTTTGCCTCTTCCGAGACCTGCACTCCGAACGGGCATCTGTGGAACGTGCTGATCACCGGGCACGGCATCCTGATGATGTTCTTCGTCGTCATTCCCGCCCTCTTCGGCGGTTTCGGCAACTACTTCATGCCCTTGCAGATCGGGGCGCCGGACATGGCCTTCCCGCGCATGAACAACCTGAGCTTCTGGCTCTACGTCGCCGGCACCTCGCTGGCCGTCTGCTCGGTCCTGACGCCGGGCGGCAACGACCAGCTCGGATCGGGCGTGGGCTGGGTTCTCTATCCGCCGCTGTCCTCCAACGAGGGCGGCGTGTCGATGGATTTCGCCATCTTCGCGGTGCACCTTTCCGGCGCTTCGTCGATCCTCGGCGCGATCAACATGATCACGACATTCCTCAACATGCGCGCACCGGGCATGACGCTCTTCAAGGTGCCGCTGTTCTCGTGGTCGATCTTCGTCACCTCCTGGCTGATCCTGCTCTCGCTGCCCGTTCTGGCAGGCGCGATCACCATGCTTCTGATGGATCGCAACTTCGGCTTCGCCTTCTTCGATCCGGCAGGCGGCGGCGATCCGGTCCTCTACCAGCACATCCTGTGGTTCTTCGGACACCCCGAGGTCTACATCATCATCCTGCCCGGCTTCGGCATCATCAGCCACGTGATCGCGACCTTCTCGAGGAAACCCGTCTTCGGCTACCTGCCGATGGTCTGGGCCCTGATCGCCATCGGCGCGCTCGGTTTCGTCGTCTGGGCGCACCACATGTACACGGTCGGCCTGACGCTCAACCAGCAGGCCTACTTCATGCTGGCAACCATGGTCATCGCGGTGCCGACCGGGGTCAAGGTCTTCAGCTGGATCGCGACGATGTGGGGCGGCTCGATCGAGTTCAAGACGCCGATGCTCTGGGCGTTCGGCTTCCTGTTCCTCTTCACCGTGGGCGGTGTGACCGGCATCGTGCTGAGCCAGGCCCCCATCGACCGCTACTACCACGACACCTATTACGTGGTCGCGCACTTCCACTACGTGATGAGCCTCGGCGCCGTTTTCGCCATCTTCGCGGGCATGTATTTCTACCTGCCCAAGATGACCGGCAAGATGTACCCCGAATGGGCAGGAAAGCTTCACTTCTGGATGATGTTCATCGGCGCGAACCTGACATTCTTCCCGCAGCACTTCCTGGGCCGTCAGGGCATGCCCCGCCGCTATATCGACTACCCGGAAGCCTTCGCGATGTGGAACTTCTGGTCCTCGATGGGCGCCTACCTCTCGTTCATGTCGTTCCTCTTCTTCTTCGGGATCATCTTCTACACCCTGCGTTTCGGAGCCGCCTCGCCGGCGCGCAACCCGTGGAACGAATATGCGGATACGCTGGAATGGACACTGCCCAGCCCCCCGCCGGAGCATACGTTCGAGATCCTTCCGAAGCAGGAAGACTGGGACAAGAACCCGGCCCACTGA
- a CDS encoding DUF2244 domain-containing protein: MPYKWTNEPGETPQTLLLWPHQSLPAKGMAAFILATFGMILIPALSLLGSVLLWGILPFLLLAVWGIWHALQSNHHARLITEVLTLTPNDAHLVRTDPSGRTRRWDCNRAWTRITRYEKDGPVPNYVTLRGMGREVEIGAFLSEEERVALHEELLRAWQR, from the coding sequence ATGCCCTACAAGTGGACCAACGAACCGGGAGAGACGCCGCAGACGCTGCTGCTGTGGCCGCACCAGTCGCTGCCGGCGAAAGGAATGGCCGCCTTCATCCTTGCGACTTTCGGCATGATCCTGATCCCGGCGCTTTCGCTTCTCGGCTCGGTGTTGTTGTGGGGGATACTGCCGTTTCTGCTGCTGGCCGTCTGGGGCATATGGCATGCGCTTCAGTCAAACCACCATGCCCGGCTGATTACCGAGGTGCTGACGCTGACTCCGAATGACGCGCATCTTGTCCGCACCGACCCCTCGGGTCGCACAAGGCGATGGGACTGCAATCGCGCCTGGACCCGGATCACCCGCTACGAGAAGGACGGGCCCGTGCCGAATTACGTCACCTTGCGCGGGATGGGCCGCGAGGTCGAGATCGGCGCCTTCCTCTCGGAAGAAGAGAGGGTAGCCCTGCACGAGGAACTCCTGCGCGCATGGCAGCGCTGA
- a CDS encoding TetR/AcrR family transcriptional regulator — MTSKPPAQSYRRYPRETRGAMLVDAGSACLARGGITAFTVENICREAQVSRGLIGHHFGTKDALLAAVYASMYERFMEVIALPDEEELSAAALVEACVAPEVFNPDSLRTWLALWGEIANNAELRAEHRLRYRDFLDRVERIILAEARRRSVEVDARSAALQFVALSDGLWLEHAIDTSMLSRSSARDALFEFLENALGGTTRDRAR, encoded by the coding sequence ATGACCAGCAAGCCACCTGCCCAAAGCTACCGGCGATACCCGCGGGAGACACGGGGCGCGATGCTGGTCGATGCGGGTTCCGCATGCCTGGCGCGGGGCGGCATCACTGCCTTCACGGTCGAGAATATCTGCCGGGAGGCACAGGTTTCCCGAGGATTGATCGGGCATCATTTCGGAACCAAGGATGCGCTGCTGGCCGCCGTCTACGCGAGCATGTACGAGCGCTTCATGGAAGTGATCGCGCTGCCCGACGAGGAGGAACTGTCGGCCGCAGCGCTTGTGGAGGCCTGCGTTGCGCCGGAAGTCTTCAACCCCGACAGTCTTCGAACCTGGCTTGCTCTCTGGGGCGAAATCGCCAACAACGCGGAACTTCGCGCCGAGCATCGCCTGCGTTATCGGGATTTCCTTGACCGGGTCGAGCGGATCATTCTGGCCGAGGCGAGACGCCGGAGCGTCGAGGTCGATGCGCGCTCGGCGGCGCTTCAGTTCGTCGCCCTTTCCGACGGTCTCTGGCTCGAGCATGCCATCGACACCTCGATGCTGTCGAGGTCAAGCGCGCGAGATGCGCTTTTCGAATTTCTGGAGAATGCGCTTGGGGGGACGACCCGGGATCGAGCGCGCTGA